ACTTTACGATGAGGCTGTGCACCTCAGCCGCGCCGTCAGCCCGCGCAAGAGTCTGCCCAACGTGCTGGTGGAGGCGGGCATGCTGCTGGCGCGGCTGGGCGAGCTGGACCGCGCCGCCGCCTATCAGCGCGAAAGCCTACAACTCAACCTGGAGCGCGGCGCACGCTACGGCATCTACAGCTCGCTGGGTGTGCTGGGCAGCACGCTCTACGCGCAAGGGAGGGCCGAGCGCGCCGCGCGTCTCGTCGCCGCCGCCGAGGCGCTGCGCGAGACGCTGGGCGCCTCGCGGCCGGAGGGCTACGGGCCGCTGCATGACCGCTTGCTGACCGGCCTGCGTACGCGCCTGGGTGAGGCCGCCTTTGACGACGCCTGGGCCGCCGGCCGTGCCATGCTGCTCGACGAGGCGGTGGCGGAGGCGTTGGATGAGGGGTAGCCGCGCGCCCGGCCCCGCCGCGCTCAGGCTCGGCGGGCATACGTGACGTGGAGCGGGCCGCAGCGCGAGCGGATGGTGCTGGCGGCAGCGGCGCGGTTTCTGCGCGAGCACACCAGCGGCGCGGCGCAACTCGCCTTGTTGCGCACGGCGCTGGAGAAGATCGGCGCTCACCTTGCCCGGCCGGAGCCACCACCCTTCTACCTGAGCTGCGTGCACGTGCCGCTGCTCGTCCATGCCGCGATCCGCGCTGAACCGCCGCCGCCGCTGTCGCTCGCCGTCGCTTGCGCCTTTGTGCATGCCGGTCTGGACCTGCTGGACGACGTGATGGACGGCGATCTGCCGCCCGGCTGGCGCGAGCGGCCGGCGCAGGCCGTGCTCGCCGGCGCCACGCTCACCGGGGCGCTGGCGCCGCTCGCGCTCTCCGCAATCGAGGCCACACCGCGCACGCTGCTGGCGTTGCTGCGGCTGCTGGCGGAGGCGGGCCTGCGCCTGAGTTCGGGGCAGCAGGCCGACGTCGCCGCCGCCGGGGCCGCCGAGGTTCCGAGCGGCGTGGAGGTGGCAGCGCTGGCGGCGCGAAAGACCGGCGCCGAAGTCGCGCTCTACGCGGCGCTGGCGGCGCGGTTGGCCGGGGTGCGATCCGCGTCCGTGGCGCGCTGGGCGGCCTTCGGCCGGGCGTTGGGCGCCGCCCGGCAGCTGCGCTCGGACTGCTTTGACCTCTTTGCCGCGGAGCAGGGGAAGGACCTGGCGGCCGGCACACGCACACTGCCGATCGCGCTGTATCATGAGCAATTGCCGGCCGAGCAACGGCCCGCGTTCATGGCGTTGCTGGCGACGGCCGAGCACGATACCGCCGCTCAGCGGACAGTCCGCGAGAAACTTGTCGCGGCAGGCATCTTGCAGTCGTGTGCGGTTGTCGTAGAAAGTTACTGCGTGCGGGCGCACGCGGCGCTCGTGGCGGCGGGCGCATCCGAGCCGGCCGCCGGCGAGCTGCGGGCGATGATCGACGATGGTTCGTTCTTCGCTGCGCCTCCGTCAGCAACGCAGGGAGCGTGAACGTGGGTCTGCAGACGATGGAGAACCTCGCCCGGCACTGGCGCCAGAATGCAGCCTTCCGCGCCGATGTGCGCCGCACCAGCCCGCACGAGGCCGCGGCGGCCCACGGCTTCCAGCTTGACGAGGAGGATCGTCAGACGCTGAGCAAGGTTGACTGGCGCCTGAGCGACGAGCAGATCCTGGCCAGGAATCACAAGCAAGTCACCGACTGGGGCTGAGACCGTTCGGCCCTCGCCCCGTCTAGCTCCCTTGCTCGCAGCCGTCGCGTGCTGGAAGCGGGAGCGGGGCGATCCGGGCCGCGAGCGTTGCCAGGTGCGTCGGGCCAACATCCGCCGGCAGGGGCGCACTTTCATGACCCTGGCCGCGCCGGGGGGAGTGCGCCCCTGCGGCCAAGCCCACGCCCTTCACCGTCCGCGCCCGCGACGCCGAGCACGCGAAACGCCCGGGCCGCCGCGTTAACTTCAGCAGAAGCCGCGCAGCCGTGTCTTCGGTACCGCGACGCGCTCCCGCGTAGCCGTTACACTACCGGCAGATCGAGCGGGACCGGTACGGAAACGCGATGACAACCGAGCAGCCGGAGGAGCGCAGCAGGCCGCGCGCGGGCCGCGAGTGGCCGCCGCCGGGCGGCTTTGTGCCGCGGGGTGTGCCCGCCGTGCCGCGTCGCTCGCGCCATCGCGAGCGTGACGAGCTGCCGATGGGCACCGTCACCTTTCTGTTCTCGGACATCGTCGGCTCGACACCCGAGACGCAGCGGCGTGGCGACCGCCGCGCCCGCGCCTTCTACCGCATCCACGACGGCGTCGTGCGCGCCCTTGCAGGCCAGCGCGAGGGGCACATCGTCCGCCAGGACGGAGACGGCTTTTTCATTACCTTCCGCAGCACGCGCCAGGCGCTGCGCTGCGCGATCGAGATGCAGCGCGGCCTGCAGAGCGCCTACGCCGAGCTGGATGAGCGGGCGCGCATACGCATC
This sequence is a window from Dehalococcoidia bacterium. Protein-coding genes within it:
- a CDS encoding polyprenyl synthetase family protein → MTWSGPQRERMVLAAAARFLREHTSGAAQLALLRTALEKIGAHLARPEPPPFYLSCVHVPLLVHAAIRAEPPPPLSLAVACAFVHAGLDLLDDVMDGDLPPGWRERPAQAVLAGATLTGALAPLALSAIEATPRTLLALLRLLAEAGLRLSSGQQADVAAAGAAEVPSGVEVAALAARKTGAEVALYAALAARLAGVRSASVARWAAFGRALGAARQLRSDCFDLFAAEQGKDLAAGTRTLPIALYHEQLPAEQRPAFMALLATAEHDTAAQRTVREKLVAAGILQSCAVVVESYCVRAHAALVAAGASEPAAGELRAMIDDGSFFAAPPSATQGA